The proteins below come from a single Hemitrygon akajei chromosome 2, sHemAka1.3, whole genome shotgun sequence genomic window:
- the ankrd34bb gene encoding ankyrin repeat domain 34Bb: protein MSDPWITEKAMEDGNSLLKAVYLSRLRLTRLLLEGGAYVNESNERGETPLMIACKTKHVDQQSIGKTKMVKYLLENHADPNIQDKSGKTALMHACLERAGVEIVTLLLRGGADPSLVDHSGSSALVYAINADDKETLKVLLDTCKARGKEVIIITKDKSPSGRQTTKQYLNVVPPKDNDGQTSPGPCTSPSEIELRTTPPRPTHNAVEDKHIFSFKDPVHVGSDRGSLEPGSPTRSSGQPQPGGRLPQLQRLHSEPWLAISTPLLSQHKTSSFPEDVRNLTMEEGLSLKINGLNLPQRVFTRHQSIEVKDPAALLRSLNRASALTAPRKFSCGEIHSQSLPSGLCHNPTVPVDTDTDPDPIPSISVSSLRNIVERRNLGIDHYNSDSQLTIRLKQMPADEGKPVLERKKIFSSPLSAVTSSRSSLDNLRISSLGTAGKRHAGILERRGSGTLLLDHVSQTRPGYLPPLKMNSQRPVPDIGTSDKCAVALSGPAKPRVPAAPNSQKATNIKSKKVLLRRHSAQVEQMKQLANFEEIFGQ, encoded by the coding sequence ATGAGTGACCCCTGGATCAcagagaaagccatggaagatgGTAACTCCCTACTGAAAGCTGTCTACCTGAGCAGACTACGCCTCACCCGACTGTTATTGGAAGGTGGGGCTTATGTCAACGAGAGCAATGAACGAGGTGAAACTCCACTCATGATCGCCTGCAAAACCAAACACGTCGACCAGCAGAGCATCGGCAAAACAAAGATGGTGAAATATCTCCTGGAAAATCATGCTGACCCCAACATCCAAGACAAGTCGGGGAAGACAGCTTTGATGCACGCGTGCCTGGAGCGGGCTGGCGTTGAGATTGTCACGTTACTGCTAAGAGGCGGAGCTGACCCCAGCCTGGTGGACCACTCGGGCAGCTCCGCCCTGGTCTACGCCATAAATGCCGACGATAAGGAGACCCTCAAAGTCCTTTTGGATACCTGCAAGGCAAGAGGGAAGGAAGTAATTATCATTACCAAGGATAAGTCACCCTCTGGGAGGCAGACGACTAAGCAATATCTGAATGTAGTTCCTCCTAAAGATAATGACGGTCAAACTTCACCAGGCCCTTGCACCTCGCCCTCCGAAATCGAGCTGAGAACAACCCCGCCCCGCCCCACGCACAATGCCGTTGAAGATAAGCACATTTTCTCCTTCAAAGACCCAGTCCACGTCGGCAGTGACAGAGGTTCTTTGGAGCCGGGCTCGCCGACACGGAGCTCAGGCCAGCCCCAGCCAGGAGGCAGACTGCCGCAGCTGCAGCGGCTGCACTCTGAGCCGTGGCTGGCCATTTCCACACCGCTCCTCTCCCAGCATAAAACATCCTCCTTTCCGGAAGATGTGCGCAACCTGACCATGGAAGAAGGCCTTTCTCTTAAAATCAACGGCCTGAATTTACCCCAGAGAGTCTTCACCAGGCACCAAAGTATCGAGGTGAAAGACCCAGCAGCTTTGTTAAGGTCCTTAAATCGGGCTTCGGCTCTGACAGCACCAAGGAAGTTCTCCTGTGGAGAGATCCACTCGCAATCTCTTCCCTCCGGCCTGTGCCATAATCCCACCGTTCCCGTGGACACAGACACAGATCCAGATCCAATACCATCAATTTCTGTTTCTAGTTTACGGAACATTGTAGAGAGAAGAAACTTGGGCATTGATCATTACAATTCCGACTCACAACTCACAATCCGTTTAAAGCAAATGCCGGCTGACGAAGGCAAGCCAGTCCTGGAGAGGAAGAAAATATTCTCTTCGCCTTTGTCTGCAGTCACGAGTTCCAGAAGTTCCCTAGACAATTTGCGAATTAGTTCTCTGGGCACCGCGGGCAAGAGACACGCTGGCATTCTGGAGAGAAGGGGCTCGGGGACGCTGCTGTTAGACCATGTTTCACAAACAAGGCCGGGCTACCTCCCGCCCTTGAAGATGAATTCCCAGCGCCCGGTTCCTGATATTGGAACCAGTGACAAATGCGCGGTGGCACTCTCCGGTCCTGCAAAGCCTCGGGTACCAGCCGCCCCGAACAGTCAAAAAGCAACAAACATCAAAAGCAAAAAGGTCCTGCTGAGGAGGCACTCGGCCCAGGTGGAACAAATGAAGCAGCTGGCCAACTTTGAGGAGATCTTTGGACAGTGA